The nucleotide window CAGGTGCAGCGGAAAAACTTCTGAATGACGCCACTGCCAAGCTCAACCAGCTTGTGGGAGCATTTGTTTCCAGCACGATCGAGGCTCAGTCGATCTCTGCTGCTGCATCATCTTACTCCGAATGCTGCACTCTGGTGAGCGGTGCGGTCGACAAAATCGATGTTTTAGCTGCCGCAATCCGGAAGGAAGCGGCCCCATTTATGCAGTACAGCAATCCAATCGCCTTTGACAGACTGGTGCTCTACCCTCTGCAATTTAACAGAATCTATCTCACAGAAATCAACAAGAAGATGCAGGAAATACTCGGAACAGACAACTTCGGAGCGGATAACCTCAGAAAATTACGCATCCTGCTCGACCACACTCTGACCGTGGTGCTCGATGGAAGCATTTACGCGGCCAATGAGTCGTTTTTTGCCTCCAAGAAAAACGAGATCGACACTCTTTCGGTCCAGACCCTGCGCGGACTGATAAAAGCCAAATTCACCCTGTCAGAGACCAATCGGATCGCTTTATCTACCAGTAATACAGATCAGACCCAGGTCAAAAAGATCAAGGACAGTTTCTCGAAATATCTTGACTGTTCATCAGCTGTTCCCGCTAAAATGGAAACGCTTTACAACCAGCTTAAAGCGCAGGGATAAAGAGAGAAAAAAAAAGCTCCCGCTGAGGGAGCTTTTTTATTTACGGGATTTCTGATTAGCTTACTGCGGTGTTGGCTGTGCTCAGTTTGGTCTTGATTGTGTCAAAAATGTCACCGATTGAAGAGCCGGTAGCAGTCAGAGCCGCGATAGCTACGATGGCGATCAGGCCGAGGATCAGGCCGTATTCG belongs to Candidatus Wallbacteria bacterium and includes:
- a CDS encoding Flp family type IVb pilin, encoding MTRFFREESGQGMVEYGLILGLIAIVAIAALTATGSSIGDIFDTIKTKLSTANTAVS